ATTTTTCTAAGGGAGGAAATATTAAAGAACTTTCTACATCCAAAAAGTATTATACACATGATTTACCCGCTGCATCAAATAAAGCGATATTAACTCTAGAAAACGGTAGGGAAATTAGTCTCAACGATAGTAGTGAGGGCATACTGGCGCAGAACAATGGGATAAGTATTCAAAAAAACAAAGATGGCCAGGTTACCTTCGTTTTAAAAGGAACAGCTGCAAATAATCAGCAAACGGCATATAATGTTATTTCTACCCCCAAAGGAGGTAAATATGATATCGTTTTGTCTGACGGTACTAAGATTTATCTAAATGCATCATCCAGTTTAAAGTTCCCCAACAGTTTTAAAGGAAATGAACGTGCTGTAATATTGACTGGGGAGGCATTTTTTGAAGTTTCAAAAAATAAAAGAATGCCTTTTATTGTAAATGCCAGTAATATGAAAATAAAGGTTCTTGGTACTCATTTTAACGTGATGGCGTATGAGGATGAAAAAAGTGTTCAAACAACACTTGTTGAAGGAGCGGTAGAGTTAAAGGGAAAAAATGACAAGGTCTTATTAAAGCCTGGGGAGCAAGGTTCATTTTCCGATCAGGATAAGAGAATAAATGTTGCTTCGGTAGATGTTAGCATAGCCACAGCCTGGAAAGACGGCTATTTTGTTTTCAATAATTCGAGCCTGCAGGAAGTAATGCGACAGCTTGCCCGGTGGTATGATCTAAAAATCGTTTACGATGGGCAAATGCCTGAAAGCGAATTTAACGGGAGAATTAAGAGGAATTCATCACTTAAAAAGGTCTTACAGGTTTTGCAGAGCAGTAATGTAGACTTTAGTTTAACTGGAAACACGCTGACTATAAAGCCATAAATTAAACAAAATCAAAACAACCAAACCAAAACAAATATTAACCCTAACCAAATTACATATGAAGAAAAAATACTAACCAAAAACAAAAATTAGTCACAGTTAAGCATTAAAAAAACCAGAGCTGACAGGTCAGCCTGGTCTATCCTGATTCAATGGCGTTGAATCAAGCATGCTTTGGCTAATTGAACTATTCGAAATAAACCAATCTTCAACCAAAACGTACAAAAGTATGCAATTAAATCTATGTAGGGAAATTTCGCCTATGCGCAAGTTTTTCCTATCCAAAATTATCCTGATGATGAAATTGATTATAATTTTATTAACAGTTACCTGTTTATCAGTGTCTGCAAAGGTTTTCTCCCAAAAAATTACTCTATCGGAAAAAAATGTCCCATTGATAACAATTATTAAAAAAATAGAGAGCAAGAGTGGTTACCAGTCATTCTACAATTCGACGCTGTTGAAAAATGCAGGTACGGTAACTGTAGATTTGAAGGACGCTACATTAGAACAGGCCCTTGAACAGGTTTTAAAAAATAAACCATTGGGGTTCGAAATAATAGATGATATTTTTATAATTAAAAGAAAAAAGAATGACCGGTTAGCCGTTCCATTATTTGTGTTCGATCAGGTAATCGGAAAGGTGCTGGACGAAAAAGGGTTGCCCATTCCTGGTGCTAGCATAAAGGTCAAGAATAAAAGCATCGGAACTGTTACAGATAACGAAGGTAAATTTCAATTAAATGTTAGTAAAGGCGATGTCCTTTTGATCAGTTACGTGGGCTACGCAGTAAAGGAGATTACTTATACCGGACAGAAAGCTATCGAAGTTTCTTTGGTTGTTGTAAGTAACCAGATGACAGATGTGGTTGTAATTGGATATGGTACGGTGAAGCGTAAAAACGTAACGGGTGCGATATCTTCTGTAAAAACAGAAGATTTAAACACATCGACCTCAACCAATATCGGTCAGGCACTTGCAGGGCGTGCATCTGGTGTGGCTGCATTACAGACAAGCGGGCAGCCAGGGGCAGGGGTAACTTTACAGATTCGGAGTAATCCGTCATTTGCTTCTGCGGGTGCCTTATATGTAATAGATGGAGTAGTGGTTAATGATAATTCAGCAGAACCTATGTCGGGTACCCGTTATGGTGCGGCAGGTGTAGATCGTTCACCTTTGAATTTTATTAACCCTAATGATATTGAATCAATAGATTTCCTAAAGGATGCAAGTGCTACTTCCATTTATGGTGCCAGAGCGGGCGGAGGTGTTGTATTGATTACTACAAAAAAAGGAAAGGGTGGAAAACCTAGCCTTGATTATAGTGGGAGCCATGCTTTCCAAAAAGCATTTGATTTTTATGATATATTATCAACTAAAGAGTACATGGTGGAACGCAATAAGATCCTGCAAGAAAAATGGATGCTGGATAACCGTATTGCGCCTTATGGAAACGTCCCTGCTTCATCTGTAACCCCATTTGTTCCAAAGTTTACGCAACAACAGATCGATAATCAACAGGAATATCCAAGTGCTCTTGATGCAATAACCAGAAAGGGCTTTACCGATCAGCATAACTTATCTTTGTCGGGATCCGCTAACGATGGAAAAACCAAGTATTTTGCTTCTGGCAATTATTTGAATCAGCAAGGAGTTCTGGCGCATTCAGATCTAAAAAGATATAATGGAAGATTGAATTTAGAACAGGCGATAGGCGACAAATTTAAAATAGGTGCCAATATCATCAGTTCAAATTCAAATGCTAATAATGCTAATGTGGGTACAGGTGCTAACGAATATTCAGGCATGATTTTGTCTGCCTTTTATTATCCGGCAAACCTTCCATTGACTGATGCGGCCGGAAATTATATCATCAATCCTGATTACCAAAACTCGCCTAACCCAGCTTCTTTTCTTGATGTGACAGATTATACCAAAAGTGCTAGATTATTAACCAGTGGTTTTGCAGAGTGGAATATTATAAAAGGGCTTTCGGCAAGGGCAAATTTTAGCTACGACCAATCTACGGCAAAAAGGTATTCTTATTTACCGAAAACATTTTTGTATGGTGCAAGGGCAGGCGGACAAGCAACGATTACCGAAAGAAACTCCACATCCAAGTTGATGGAATATGTATTGAACTATTCTCATAATTTTGGAGAAAAAAATAAGATTACAGCCTTAGCCGGACATTCTTATCAAGTGAGCGATTTTGAAGGCTTTAACGCTGCAAACGATCATTTTGCTACTGATAATTTTCTCTTTAATAATTTAGGTTTTGGTACAGCTCCAAGGCCAACTGTCGGATCATATCGTAATCCAACTAAAATATGGAAATCTTATTTTGCAAGGTTAATATATGAGCTTAATGACAGATATATTTTAACGGCAAGTATCAGGAGAGACGGTGCCTCTAATTTTGCCGAAAATAAAAAATATGGTACATTTCCGGGTATTTCTGCTGCATGGATAATATCGGAGGAACCATTTTTTAAGGAAAAAATACCGCTGTTTGATCAACTAAAGCTTAGAGCAGGTTATGGTTCAACCGGAAACAGTGAACTTGAGGGAAGTGCTTTTCAATACTACTCGCCCGATTTAAACTATGTATTTGGAGGTGTTACCTATCCAGGCGTTGTTTTGAGTCAGATCAGTAACCCTAATTTAACCTGGGAAACGCAAAGAGATATAAACGTAGGTCTGGACTTTGGTGTTTTAAAAAATAGAATTTCAGGATCATTCGATTATTTTAACAGAACAGTTAGTAATCTGCTCACATACATTCCTTTAGCTACAGACTTTCCTGTTAAGCAGGCTGCTTTCAATTCAGGAAAAACGAGGAGTAAAGGTTGGGACTTTAACTTAACTACGAAAAATTTTATTAGCAGCTCTAATGGTTTTACTTGGACATCTACTTTCAATCTTTCCCATTATTATGATTCATGGGTAGAGAGAGATCCATCAGTATTGAAAACTCTCGATAAATTTATAGACCCGCATGGTCCATTTAATGGAATTTATGGTTATGTTTCTGATGGGATCTACAATGGTAATGGGGCAGCGCCATCCTGGATGCCAGGCATATTACCTGGTGGTATTGTTTTAAAGGATCTAAACGGATTTGATGCAGCTGGAAACCTAACCGGTGTACCAGATGGAAAGATCACCTCAGCGGATAAAGTATTGTTAGGCGTAAATGGGCCTAGATATAGTTTCGGTTTTAGCAACACCTTCTCTTATAAAAATTTCGACTTGTCTGTTTATATGTATGGCTTTATTCAAAAGAAACTGAATTCGGATTATTCTTCTGCATTTGCAACCTATGCACAGCTTGGTCAGTTTGGTTGGAATGTGTTAAGTATTGCCAAAGACAGGTGGTCGCCTACCAATCCTAATGCAACATTACCTACAGGCCTGCCTGATCCATATGCATCCTATGCTGCTACCTCAGATTACTGGTTGGAAAATGCAAATTTTATCAGATGTAGAGATATCACTTTAGGTTACAGGGTAGATAACAAGTTAATTTCAAAGCAGAATGTCATTAAGAGTTTAAAGCTATCGCTGAACGTACAAAATCCTTTTATCATTACAAAATATAGAGGCATTGATCCTGAACTTCAGAACTACCTTGCATACCCAATGACAAAATCCTTTACAATCGGAGTAAATGCTGGTTTTTAACAAACAATATTTAAGATAAAATAAATAAGTTATGAAATTATTAAGCTTTTTTAGAAATATACTATTGCCAGTATTCGCACTTTCTGTGCTATGTCTGTCTTGCGAAAAAGCCATCGTTGAAAAGACATATGATAAGTATTCTTCAACAAGTTTTTTTCAAAATGCCGAGGATGCAAAATCGGCTGTTACCGCTATGTATTCGGGAATGACGGAGGATGGTACGTATGGTGGCGGTTATGGAGCGGCAAATGAGGGTTGGCTGGTACAATCTAGTTTTACCAGTGACGAACTGATTTGTTCGTGGGGCTGGGATGGATGGCCAAAATTAAATCAGATCAATTTTTCGGAAGATTTTTCACAGTTATTAAACCACTATAACTCGTTAATACCCAAAGTATCACAGATATCAATAAACATAGAGAAGATTCAGCCGATTGTAATGGATAGCAAGCTCAAGATCAGATATACTGCTGAACTTAAAGCACTGAGGGGCCATTATAGCTGGATGCTTTATAACCTTTATGGCCCTGTTCCGATTAGGCTAAGTGCGAGTGAAGCTTCTGATCCCAATACAAAGTCGATTCCGAGACCTACAAAAGAATGGATGGTGACACAGATCATTAAGGATTATAATGAAGCGATACCTGATTTGCCTAAATGTAGTGAGCTTGCCGGATCTGATTACGGACGTATGACTAAAGATGCTTGTTATATGGGCTTAATGAAGTTATACATGCACGAAAAAAGATGGACTGATGCTATTGCAGCAGGAAGGCAGCTACAACAGCTAGGACACAGTTTACAGCCAAATTATAAGGATATATTTACCTATGCCAACAATGGCAGCAGTCAGGAAATAATTCTTGCTATTCCATGCCGTACTGACGCAACTAATACCAATTTATGGCTTGCCCATTCGTTACCAGGTAACTACGTCGATCCAAATGGCTTAAACCTGACACAATGGGGTGGTTATAAAATGCCATGGAAGACCTATGATAAATTTGCTTCTTCAGATAAACGTTTAAGTGTGTTGTTAGCAAAATGGACAACAACAGGTGGAGCTACCTTTGATGCAAGGGCCAATAATTATATTGGTGCAATACCGATGAAATATGGTCCAGATCCAACTGCTATTAGTGAGCAACAGGGAACAAATATTGTGGTATGGAGATATGCAGATGCGCTTTTACTTCTTGCTGAAGCCATTAACGAAACACAGGGTCCTGTACAGGAAGCTTATGATTTAATTAATCAGGTAAGAACCCGTGCCGGTGTTGTAAATTACACACCTGGCCAATTTAATCAGCTACAGTTTAGAAATAAACTAATGGATGAACGTCTTTTCGAACTTTGGTGCGAAGGCAGTAGACGAGAAGATATGATCAGATGGGGAACTTATATTCAGCATGCGAAAGATGAAGGTTCCGTATTTGCAAAACCAGAATTTGTACTTTATCCAATTCCGAGAAAGGCAATAACGGAAAGCAATGGCATAATAGTACAGAACCCGGGATACTAATTCGTTGTAAATTGATTTTTGCCCCGTAATAGGAATCGCATTAACCAGTAAAGCACATTGGGTGGTTATAAAGCCACTCAATGATGCATTCATCTTGTTCCGTTGGATCCGAATGTCTACTCTCAATTAATCAAATGAAGAAAAGGTATATAATAGGCATTTTTGCAATAGCTTGTCTGATAACGTTATATAGCAGCTGTAATCGGTCAACAACTGATCTATCTGGAAAACAGTTATCGAAAATTTATTGTATTTCTTGTCATACCTATCCAGAGCCAGCACTTTTACCAAAATACATCTGGGATAAAAAAGTTTTGCCGGTAATGGGAGCTTTTGCTGATTTATATAAAGATAAGAATGGTGTATATAAGAAAATTCCGAAAGAGTACCTCAACTTAAGAGATCCGGTAATTGACCCTGTTCATGCTAACATTCCCACTGAATCATGGAATAAGATAGTGGAGTTCTATTTGGATCAGGCGCCGGTAAAACTGGCAAACCCAGTTACAGCAATCGATACCATTGATAATTTTGCCGTTTTAGAAGCACCAAAAAAGAGCGCAAAGTCATTCACAACCTGCGTTTATTTTGATGCTTCATCAAAATTGCTGTTTCAATCGAACTATGCAGATAAGGTACTAAATATCTTTGATGAAAAACTAAAATTCAAAACTAGTTTACCTTTCTGTGAAGGTGTTGTAAATGTATCTCCGATTGGTAATCAGAAAGATGGAGATCATTTTCTAATTACTCATATAGGCAGTTTACAGCCTAATGGTGGAACTGCCAACGGATTTGTGGAAGACGTTATAATTAAAAAAAGCAAAATTGTTGGTCGTGTAAAACTTTGCGACAGCCTTTACAGGCCCGTACAAACTTTGCTTTGTGATGTTGACAAAGATGGGAGGAAAGATATAATTGTTTGCGAATTTGGTTTTATGAAAGGGCAATTGAGCCTTTTTAAAAATATCGGGATTAACCAGTATAAAAAAATTACCCTTTCAAATATTGTCGGAGCCGAAAAAATGTACATAGATGACATTAACAATGACGGTATGCCCGATCTATGGGTTCTTTTTGCCCATGATATAGAAGGCATATATCAATTTATAAACAAGGGCAATGGTAAGTTCGTTCAGAAACCGGTAATTAATTTTCCACCTTCTTATGGCTCGAGCAGTTTTGATATTATTGATATGGATAATGATGGTAAAAAAGACATTATATATACCAGTGGAGACAATGCAGATTTTTCTCCGGTTTTAAAGCCCTATCATGGCATTTATATTTATAAAAACATGGGTAGAGATTTTAAACAGAAATTCTTTCTCCATCTGAATGGCTGTTATAAGGCAATGCCTGCTGATTTTAATGGTGATGGTAAAATGGATTTAGCAGCCATCAGTTTTTCTGCTGATTTTGAGAATAATCCTAAGGAAGGCTTTGTCTGGCTTTTAAATCATGGAAATAATGACTTTAAAACTTTTACAGATAGCAGAACCATTGGTTTAGGCAGATGGATCTGTATGGATGTTGCTGATATTAACCGGGATGGCAGACCTGATGTTATTTTAGGGAATATGGCCGCTATTGCCAATAACAATAGGGAATTAATGCAAAAATGGCTAAAAGGACCAGAGCTTATCGTAGTAAAAACCAAGCCATAAACTAAAAACCAAGATTACCTATTTCATTTAATCGTAAAAATACGATCGAGAAACGATCTCGTTTCCCTATGTAAAAAAATGGGCTTATACATTTTAATCGCTCGTTAACAAACATTAAACTTTAATTAACTATTTATAAACCTTTTATTTTAAATCATGAAAACAAACTATAGGTTAAAACTTTACGTTGCCATATTGGCAATCTTGATGCTTTCGTGCAAAAGGGAAACTCCTGTGGATAAAGGGGTTGGTGCGAATGCAAGGGCGGTTACTGCTATCCGTACTTTTTATGTCTCATCATCAACCGGGAACGACAATAATACGGGGAGAACACCAGAAGATCCTTTTAAATCAGTCAAAAAAATTTCAGGCATGACTTTTTCTCCTGGTGATGCCATTTTATTTAAAGCTGGCGATACCTGGAGCGGTGATACAGTACTCCTGAGGCCCAAAGGCTCGGGAACTGTA
The nucleotide sequence above comes from Pedobacter riviphilus. Encoded proteins:
- a CDS encoding FecR family protein, which encodes MGQIRKLYVKYLQGNSSAEELAELMRHFEKYGEKSPLMDLIEKELLQEPPNTEDSEAVKEGLSRNYAVLNAKLTTKDAKKTLRLWWLSAAACLLITIGAIWVSYFSKGGNIKELSTSKKYYTHDLPAASNKAILTLENGREISLNDSSEGILAQNNGISIQKNKDGQVTFVLKGTAANNQQTAYNVISTPKGGKYDIVLSDGTKIYLNASSSLKFPNSFKGNERAVILTGEAFFEVSKNKRMPFIVNASNMKIKVLGTHFNVMAYEDEKSVQTTLVEGAVELKGKNDKVLLKPGEQGSFSDQDKRINVASVDVSIATAWKDGYFVFNNSSLQEVMRQLARWYDLKIVYDGQMPESEFNGRIKRNSSLKKVLQVLQSSNVDFSLTGNTLTIKP
- a CDS encoding TonB-dependent receptor — protein: MITIIKKIESKSGYQSFYNSTLLKNAGTVTVDLKDATLEQALEQVLKNKPLGFEIIDDIFIIKRKKNDRLAVPLFVFDQVIGKVLDEKGLPIPGASIKVKNKSIGTVTDNEGKFQLNVSKGDVLLISYVGYAVKEITYTGQKAIEVSLVVVSNQMTDVVVIGYGTVKRKNVTGAISSVKTEDLNTSTSTNIGQALAGRASGVAALQTSGQPGAGVTLQIRSNPSFASAGALYVIDGVVVNDNSAEPMSGTRYGAAGVDRSPLNFINPNDIESIDFLKDASATSIYGARAGGGVVLITTKKGKGGKPSLDYSGSHAFQKAFDFYDILSTKEYMVERNKILQEKWMLDNRIAPYGNVPASSVTPFVPKFTQQQIDNQQEYPSALDAITRKGFTDQHNLSLSGSANDGKTKYFASGNYLNQQGVLAHSDLKRYNGRLNLEQAIGDKFKIGANIISSNSNANNANVGTGANEYSGMILSAFYYPANLPLTDAAGNYIINPDYQNSPNPASFLDVTDYTKSARLLTSGFAEWNIIKGLSARANFSYDQSTAKRYSYLPKTFLYGARAGGQATITERNSTSKLMEYVLNYSHNFGEKNKITALAGHSYQVSDFEGFNAANDHFATDNFLFNNLGFGTAPRPTVGSYRNPTKIWKSYFARLIYELNDRYILTASIRRDGASNFAENKKYGTFPGISAAWIISEEPFFKEKIPLFDQLKLRAGYGSTGNSELEGSAFQYYSPDLNYVFGGVTYPGVVLSQISNPNLTWETQRDINVGLDFGVLKNRISGSFDYFNRTVSNLLTYIPLATDFPVKQAAFNSGKTRSKGWDFNLTTKNFISSSNGFTWTSTFNLSHYYDSWVERDPSVLKTLDKFIDPHGPFNGIYGYVSDGIYNGNGAAPSWMPGILPGGIVLKDLNGFDAAGNLTGVPDGKITSADKVLLGVNGPRYSFGFSNTFSYKNFDLSVYMYGFIQKKLNSDYSSAFATYAQLGQFGWNVLSIAKDRWSPTNPNATLPTGLPDPYASYAATSDYWLENANFIRCRDITLGYRVDNKLISKQNVIKSLKLSLNVQNPFIITKYRGIDPELQNYLAYPMTKSFTIGVNAGF
- a CDS encoding RagB/SusD family nutrient uptake outer membrane protein encodes the protein MKLLSFFRNILLPVFALSVLCLSCEKAIVEKTYDKYSSTSFFQNAEDAKSAVTAMYSGMTEDGTYGGGYGAANEGWLVQSSFTSDELICSWGWDGWPKLNQINFSEDFSQLLNHYNSLIPKVSQISINIEKIQPIVMDSKLKIRYTAELKALRGHYSWMLYNLYGPVPIRLSASEASDPNTKSIPRPTKEWMVTQIIKDYNEAIPDLPKCSELAGSDYGRMTKDACYMGLMKLYMHEKRWTDAIAAGRQLQQLGHSLQPNYKDIFTYANNGSSQEIILAIPCRTDATNTNLWLAHSLPGNYVDPNGLNLTQWGGYKMPWKTYDKFASSDKRLSVLLAKWTTTGGATFDARANNYIGAIPMKYGPDPTAISEQQGTNIVVWRYADALLLLAEAINETQGPVQEAYDLINQVRTRAGVVNYTPGQFNQLQFRNKLMDERLFELWCEGSRREDMIRWGTYIQHAKDEGSVFAKPEFVLYPIPRKAITESNGIIVQNPGY
- a CDS encoding FG-GAP repeat domain-containing protein: MKKRYIIGIFAIACLITLYSSCNRSTTDLSGKQLSKIYCISCHTYPEPALLPKYIWDKKVLPVMGAFADLYKDKNGVYKKIPKEYLNLRDPVIDPVHANIPTESWNKIVEFYLDQAPVKLANPVTAIDTIDNFAVLEAPKKSAKSFTTCVYFDASSKLLFQSNYADKVLNIFDEKLKFKTSLPFCEGVVNVSPIGNQKDGDHFLITHIGSLQPNGGTANGFVEDVIIKKSKIVGRVKLCDSLYRPVQTLLCDVDKDGRKDIIVCEFGFMKGQLSLFKNIGINQYKKITLSNIVGAEKMYIDDINNDGMPDLWVLFAHDIEGIYQFINKGNGKFVQKPVINFPPSYGSSSFDIIDMDNDGKKDIIYTSGDNADFSPVLKPYHGIYIYKNMGRDFKQKFFLHLNGCYKAMPADFNGDGKMDLAAISFSADFENNPKEGFVWLLNHGNNDFKTFTDSRTIGLGRWICMDVADINRDGRPDVILGNMAAIANNNRELMQKWLKGPELIVVKTKP